One Setaria viridis chromosome 5, Setaria_viridis_v4.0, whole genome shotgun sequence genomic region harbors:
- the LOC117855319 gene encoding lachrymatory-factor synthase, with protein sequence MATTTESSPAVVVGGANNARAWEWEGKVVSAVPAATADEAWALLSDFLAFHRWHPRVAACRLASGTPRAPGCVRYCEGTPTAGDGAPPPDWAHETLLEYDADRRFFRYEMNDNNMGFGLFFATFRVVPAPAAGAGCELRWEFECEPVRGTPREALVARLQAGLDGMAARVRDHVLAARTGSTTAAAVVAGPEAAAGELKLDNSIAV encoded by the coding sequence ATGGCGACGACAACCGAGTCATccccggccgtcgtcgtcggcggcgctaATAACGCTAGGGCGTGGGAGTGGGAGGGGAAGGTGGTGTCGGCGGtgcccgcggcgacggcggacgagGCGTGGGCGCTGCTGTCGGACTTCCTGGCGTTCCACCGGTGGCACCCGCGGGTGGCGGCGTGCCGGCTGGCGTCGGGCACCCCGCGCGCCCCCGGCTGCGTGCGCTACTGCGAGGGCacccccaccgccggcgacggcgcaccGCCCCCCGACTGGGCGCACGAGACGCTGCTCGAGTACGACGCCGACCGCCGCTTCTTCCGCTACGAGATGAACGACAACAACATGGGCTtcggcctcttcttcgccaccTTCCGCGTCGtcccggcgcccgccgccggcgccgggtgcGAGCTGCGCTGGGAGTTCGAGTGCGAGCCCGTGCGCGGCACGCCCAGGGAGGCCCTCGTGGCGCGCCTCCAGGCCGGGCTCGACGGCATGGCCGCCCGCGTCCGCGACCACGTCCTGGCCGCGCGCACCGGCAGCACTAcggccgccgccgttgtcgcGGGtccggaggccgccgccggcgagctcaagCTCGACAACTCCATCGCCGTCTGA